ACTGCCCGGCCATCGTCGGCATCGTGGACGAGGGCAAGGAGATCATGGAGGATTTCGCCGGCACCGAGGCGCTGGACGCCGGCCTTCTCTCCGCCGCGCAGGCGGTGGAGCATTATGAGATCGCCCGCTACGGCACGCTGATCGCCTGGGCCAAGCAGCTCGGCCTCGCCGATGCGGTCCCCCTGCTGGAGGCAACCCTCAAAGAGGAGAAGGAGACCGACCAGCTCCTCACCCGCCTCGCCTCCGCCAATGTGAACAAGAAGG
The nucleotide sequence above comes from Xanthobacter flavus. Encoded proteins:
- a CDS encoding ferritin-like domain-containing protein yields the protein MAQSKTLQDLFSETLKDIYYAEKQILKALPKMARSAQSEELKAAFLTHQEQTEGQIERLEQVFEMMGKAARGKHCPAIVGIVDEGKEIMEDFAGTEALDAGLLSAAQAVEHYEIARYGTLIAWAKQLGLADAVPLLEATLKEEKETDQLLTRLASANVNKKAA